In the Chitinispirillales bacterium genome, GACTAAAAGTTTTGGAAATCGGAACCGGTTCCGGTTATCAGTCGGCTATTTTGTCTCATTTTACAAGACGTCTTTTTACCGTGGAACGCTTCAGCAACCTTTTAGAAAAAGCAAAAAGACGACATACGGATTTAAAAATAACAAATATTTCATATCGGCTCGGCGACGGGACGCTTGGTTGGACGGGTCAGGGACTTTTTGACAGAATTATTGTCACGGCGGGCGCTCCTTCTCTACCCGGTCCGCTGTTTGAACAACTTGCGCCTGACGGTAAGCTTATAATCCCTACAGGCAGTAAAGAAGAGCAGAGTCTTACTCTCTATACCAAACGGAGCGACGGGACTATGGCGTTCAAAAAATTCGGCAAAGTGACTTTTGTTCCTCTTGTCGGACAATACGGGTGGAAACCGGACGAAAAGTAATAAACTCAAAAATAATATTCGGAGTGTAGCGCAGTCTGGTAGCGCACCACGTTCGGGACGTGGGGGTCGGAGGTTCAAATCCTCTCACTCCGATTCGCTTTTATAAAATGTAAGTTTTTTCTATAATTTCAAACCTAAATATTTTATCTTCTATAAGAAATTTTTGGAAATTTACACCTGTGACTAACCCATC is a window encoding:
- a CDS encoding protein-L-isoaspartate(D-aspartate) O-methyltransferase: MNSTMAPDISMKKLLAQLIQKGITDKHILEAIANVPRHLFVEDALAGRAYDDITLPIGNGQTISQPSVVALMTSVLEISDGLKVLEIGTGSGYQSAILSHFTRRLFTVERFSNLLEKAKRRHTDLKITNISYRLGDGTLGWTGQGLFDRIIVTAGAPSLPGPLFEQLAPDGKLIIPTGSKEEQSLTLYTKRSDGTMAFKKFGKVTFVPLVGQYGWKPDEK